A genomic region of Borreliella spielmanii contains the following coding sequences:
- a CDS encoding DUF5425 family lipoprotein → MNKKSAISLLSTISAFLLVLGCDLSSNDAENKMDDISNLEKKYLDNLNYGCLSENEGRIQNSQIKLDVNNGIRRSYSSRETNVSNSYSKTYSSCKTKSK, encoded by the coding sequence ATGAATAAAAAATCTGCTATTTCATTGTTATCTACAATATCAGCCTTCTTATTGGTATTAGGCTGTGATTTATCAAGCAATGATGCTGAAAATAAAATGGATGATATTTCTAATTTAGAAAAGAAATATCTAGATAATTTGAATTATGGATGTTTAAGTGAAAATGAAGGTAGAATTCAAAATTCTCAAATTAAATTAGATGTAAATAATGGCATAAGGCGTTCTTATTCTTCTAGAGAAACCAATGTTTCAAATTCCTATAGTAAAACCTATTCATCTTGCAAGACAAAATCAAAATGA
- a CDS encoding virulence associated lipoprotein, whose protein sequence is MFWPTSPNEYIADNTEKSKRYRKYVYCTLNAIDTNKLKELSEIILLSGQTGALFNIFKELGNTIDDVIVSLYSKKDTLNKLEILDLENLKNSFEKLLSTKTIVSEMLSQLLLDYQNDKNLIKTNNTNLEFHVHAILKQIVKKSEETEKLKSDIISICDL, encoded by the coding sequence TTGTTTTGGCCAACATCACCAAATGAATATATAGCTGATAATACTGAAAAATCTAAAAGATATAGAAAATACGTTTATTGCACCTTAAATGCTATTGATACTAATAAATTAAAGGAACTTTCAGAAATCATACTGTTGTCAGGCCAAACAGGCGCCCTATTTAACATCTTTAAGGAATTGGGAAATACTATTGACGACGTGATTGTTAGCCTATATTCTAAAAAAGACACTCTAAACAAACTAGAGATTTTAGACTTAGAGAATCTTAAAAATTCATTTGAAAAATTATTATCTACAAAAACAATCGTCTCAGAAATGTTAAGCCAACTTTTATTAGATTATCAAAATGATAAAAATCTTATAAAAACAAATAACACTAATCTTGAATTTCACGTACATGCAATCTTAAAACAAATTGTAAAAAAAAGTGAAGAAACAGAAAAGCTAAAAAGTGACATAATTTCAATATGCGACCTTTAA
- a CDS encoding OspD family protein — protein MKQAKEAVEIAWKATVKVKDELMM, from the coding sequence ATAAAACAAGCTAAAGAGGCTGTAGAAATAGCTTGGAAAGCCACAGTAAAAGTAAAAGATGAGTTAATGATGTAG
- a CDS encoding P12 family lipoprotein, translated as MQNNLNMGDKLDEIMSYIDIAKQNIRAAALFLCKVKESLKEGIIKRLESENRSVSQLSKQALNKIKNTLKSSESSYFKKV; from the coding sequence TTGCAAAATAATTTAAATATGGGAGATAAACTTGATGAAATCATGAGCTATATTGATATTGCAAAACAAAATATAAGAGCTGCTGCTTTATTTTTATGTAAAGTTAAGGAAAGTTTAAAAGAGGGAATTATTAAAAGATTGGAAAGTGAAAATAGGTCAGTATCACAATTATCTAAACAGGCTTTAAATAAAATAAAAAATACTTTAAAGAGCTCGGAAAGCTCTTATTTTAAAAAGGTTTAA